One Pseudomonas sp. AN-1 genomic region harbors:
- the rpsG gene encoding 30S ribosomal protein S7, which yields MPRRRVAAKREILADPKYGSQILAKFMNHVMESGKKAVAERIVYGALETVKQRKNVDPLETFEKALDAIAPLVEVKSRRVGGATYQVPVEVRPSRRNALAMRWLVDYARKRGEKSMALRLAGELIDAAEGKGAAVKKREDVHRMAEANKAFSHYRF from the coding sequence ATGCCAAGACGTCGTGTAGCGGCCAAGCGTGAAATCCTGGCCGATCCGAAGTACGGAAGCCAGATCCTGGCTAAATTCATGAACCACGTGATGGAAAGCGGCAAGAAGGCCGTGGCCGAGCGCATCGTTTACGGCGCTCTGGAAACCGTCAAGCAGCGCAAGAACGTCGATCCCCTGGAAACCTTCGAGAAAGCACTCGACGCCATCGCTCCGCTGGTCGAAGTGAAGTCCCGCCGTGTCGGCGGTGCTACCTACCAGGTTCCGGTCGAAGTTCGCCCGTCCCGCCGTAACGCCCTGGCCATGCGCTGGCTGGTGGATTACGCGCGCAAGCGTGGTGAGAAGTCCATGGCTCTGCGTCTGGCAGGCGAGCTGATCGACGCTGCCGAAGGCAAGGGCGCCGCTGTGAAGAAGCGTGAAGACGTGCACCGCATGGCCGAAGCCAACAAGGCCTTCTCGCACTACCGTTTCTAA